Proteins co-encoded in one Corylus avellana chromosome ca9, CavTom2PMs-1.0 genomic window:
- the LOC132191418 gene encoding uncharacterized protein LOC132191418 isoform X3 — translation MEVYNLYASSLYLAQLKILPSFPGMRSSKYETHRFFPLTHVQLSNPGNSRHQPGRMLAVHSSGCFIAASAYEDRLALFSVSMYNGSDIIDERIIYPPENEGDASVSRSIQENSIQGTIWSTCFISQDSCQPSKGHNPVLAILLNRRGEDGNVLLLLRWNIRECAICVISEYTEAGPLAHNIVEVPHCNGFAFLFRVGDALLMDLRDPHNPCCLYRMSLNFLPNAVDEHNFVEESCRVHDVDDEGLFNVAACALLELRRDYDPMCIDGENGNVVSARKHVCSWSWEPEHHKNPRMIFCVDTGEFFMVEISFDTDGVKVNLSECLYKGLPCKELLWVQGRYLIAVVEMGDGMVLTLENGRLHYTSTIQNIAPILDMSVVDYHDEKHDQMFACCGVAPEGSLRIIRSGISVEKLLRTAPIYQGITGTWTVRMKVIDSYHSFLVLSFVEETRVLSVGLSFTDVTDSIGFQSDVCTLACGLVNDGLLVQIHQNAVRLCLPTKVAHSDGIPLSYPVFTSWFPDNISISLGAVGHNMVVVSTSNPCILYILGIRFLSAYNYEIYEMQHLRLQIELSCISIPQKPFEQKQSSSSINLVNSSRVDAFPVGVDIGKTIVIGTHRPSVEILSFTPKNGLRVLASGMISLTNTMGTAISGCIPQDVRLVSVDRLYLLSGLRNGMLLRFEWPDASKVSSSELPRYQSLSSSLENTYTALSGIRVPTSFSPHLCEANLFQKTDDLPVNLQLIAIRRIGITPVFLVPLSDSLDADLIALSDRPWLLHTARHSLSYTSISFQPSTHVTPVCSVECPKGVLFVAENSLHLVEMVHSKRLNVQKFHLGGTPRKVLYHSENRLLLVMRTELSNDMCSSDICCVDPLSGSVISSYKLELGETAKSMELVRVGSEQVLVVGTSLSSGPAIMPSGEAESTKGRLIVLCFEHVQNSDSGSITFCSKAGSASQRNSPFCEVVGYATEQLSSSSLCSSPDDTSCDGVKLEETEAWQLRLAFSTTLQGMVLAICPYLDRYFLASAGNSFFVCGFPSDNPQRMKRLAGGRTRFMITSLTSYFTRIAVGDCRDGILFYSYHEDSKKLEHLYSDPSQRLVADCILMDVDTAVVSDRKGSIAVLSSSDRLENNASPECNLTLSSAYYMGDIAMSIRKGSYLYKLPTDDMLNGIDLSHNSIIAGTLLGSIIIFIPISREEHELLEAVQARLVVHPLTAPVLGNDHNDFRSRENPVGVPQILDGDMLTQFLELTSLQQEDILSVPPASLETAKSTSKPHLPSPIPVNQVVQLLERVHYALN, via the exons ATGGAAGTGTACAATCTGTATGCGAGCAGCCTGTATTTGGCACAATTAAAGATATTGCCATCCTTCCCTGGAATGAGAAGTTCCAAGTACGAAACCCACAG GTTCTTTCCACTAACACATGTTCAACTTTCCAATCCTGGAAACTCAAGGCATCAGCCTGGAAGAATGTTGGCTGTTCATTCCAG tGGCTGTTTCATTGCTGCCAGTGCATATGAAGATCGCTTGGCTCTGTTTTCCGTTTCAATGTATAATGGCAGTGATATCATTGATGAg AGAATAATTTACCCTCCTGAAAATGAAGGGGATGCAAGTGTTTCCAGAAGCATCCAGGAAAACAGTATACAGGGTACTATATGGAGCACGTGCTTTATTTCACAAGATTCTTGTCAACCAAGTAAGGGGCATAATCCTGTACTAGCCATTCTTCTAAATAG GCGGGGAGAAGATGGGAATGTACTTCTGTTGTTGAGATGGAATATCAGAGAATGTGCTATATGTGTTATCTCTGAGTATACTGAAGCTGGACCCTTAGCGCATAATATTGTTGAAGTTCCACACTGTAATGGGTTTGCCTTTCTGTTCAGGGTTGGTGATGCTCTCTTAATGGATCTTAGAGATCCGCACAATCCCTGCTGTCTATATCGAATGAGCTTAAATTTTTTACCCAACGCAGTGGATGAGCATAATTTTGTTGAGGAATCGTGTAGAGTACATGATGTTGATGATGAAGGTTTATTTAATGTTGCTGCTTGTGCTTTGCTGGAGCTGAGGAGGGATTATGATCCTATGTGTATAGATGGTGAGAATGGAAATGTGGTTTCAGCCCGCAAACATGTATGCTCGTGGAGTTGGGAACCAGAGCATCATAAAAATCCAAGGATGATTTTCTGTGTGGATACTGGAGAATTTTTTATGGTTGAAATTTCGTTTGATACTGATGGCGTTAAAGTTAATCTATCAGAGTGCCTTTATAAAGGTCTACCATGCAAGGAACTTTTATGGGTCCAAGGCAGATATCTGATTGCAGTTGTGGAGATGGGGGATGGGATGGTCCTCACACTGGAGAATGGAAGACTGCATTACACAAGTACTATTCAAAACATTGCACCAATATTAGATATGTCAGTTGTGGATTACCATGATGAGAAACATGATCAAATGTTTGCTTGCTGTGGAGTGGCCCCAGAGGGATCATTAAGGATTATTCGCAGTGGTATCAGTGTAGAAAAATTGTTGAGGACTGCTCCTATTTATCAAGGCATAACTGGTACTTGGACAGTTCGAATGAAAGTAATTGATTCCTATCATTCTTTTCTTGTGCTATCATTTGTTGAAGAGACCAGGGTACTATCGGTTGGCTTAAGTTTTACTGACGTGACTGATTCAATTGGTTTCCAGTCTGATGTCTGTACTTTGGCATGTGGCCTGGTAAATGACGGTTTGCTTGTCCAGATTCACCAAAATGCTGTCAGGCTTTGTTTACCTACCAAGGTTGCTCATTCTGATGGCATCCCTTTGTCCTATCCAGTTTTCACCTCTTGGTTCCCAGACAATATTAGTATAAGTTTGGGGGCAGTTGGACATAATATGGTTGTTGTTTCTACCTCTAATCCATGCATTTTATATATCCTTGGGATCAGATTTCTATCAGCTTATAATTACGAAATATATGAAATGCAACATTTGAGACTACAAATTGAATTATCATGCATTTCAATACCTCAAAAACCTTTTGAGCAAAAACAATCAAGTTCTTCCATCAATCTGGTAAATAGTAGCCGTGTGGATGCCTTTCCAGTTGGAGTTGACATTGGTAAAACCATTGTTATTGGGACACATAGGCCTTCAGTAGAAATCTTGTCCTTTACACCAAAAAATGGCCTACGAGTCCTTGCTTCAGGGATGATTTCATTGACAAATACCATGGGAACTGCTATAAGTGGCTGCATTCCTCAAGATGTAAGGCTTGTATCAGTTGATAGGCTTTATTTACTCTCTGGTTTGAGGAACGGAATGCTGCTTCGGTTTGAGTGGCCTGATGCCTCCAAAGTGTCTTCATCAGAATTGCCCAGATACCAATCTCTTAGTTCATCTTTAGAAAATACATATACTGCCTTATCAGGTATTAGAGTGCCAACTTCTTTTAGCCCACATCTGTGCGAGGCTAATCTATTTCAGAAGACAGACGACCTTCCTGTTAATCTTCAGTTGATTGCCATTCGTCGCATTGGCATTACTCCTGTTTTCCTTGTTCCACTGAGTGATTCACTTGATGCAGATTTAATTGCTCTTAGTGACAGGCCTTGGTTGTTGCATACTGCAAGGCACAGCCTCTCTTATACATCCATCTCATTTCAACCTTCAACACATGTGACCCCTGTATGTTCTGTCGAATGTCCAAAAGGAGTCTTATTTGTTGCAGAGAACAGTCTACATTTG GTGGAGATGGTGCATAGTAAGAGGCTTAATGTGCAGAAATTTCATCTTGGAGGCACTCCACGGAAGGTCTTATATCATAGTGAAAACAGGCTATTACTTGTAATGAGAACTGAATTGAGCAATGATATGTGTTCATCCGACATATGTTGTGTGGATCCCCTTAGTGGGTCGGTCATATCATCTTATAAACTTGAACTTGGAGAAACAGCAAAATCCATGGAGTTGGTGAGGGTTGGAAGTGAACAGGTCCTGGTGGTTGGGACTAGTCTGTCCTCCGGTCCAGCCATAATGCCCAGTGGTGAAGCTGAGAG TACCAAGGGCCGTCTTATTGTCCTCTGCTTTGAACACGTGCAAAATTCAGATAGTGGGTCAATAACATTCTGTTCAAAGGCAGGATCAGCTTCTCAACGAAATTCACCATTTTGTGAAGTTGTTGGGTATGCCACAGAACAACTATCAAGCAGTAGTCTCTGCAGCAGCCCAGATGATACTAGCTGTGATGGAGTCAAACTTGAAGAGACTGAAGCATGGCAATTGCGCTTAGCTTTTTCAACTACATTGCAGGGAATGGTCCTTGCAATATGTCCTTATCTTGATCGTTACTTCTTGGCATCTGCCGGTAATAGT ttttttgTATGTGGTTTTCCAAGTGACAATCCTCAAAGGATGAAAAGGCTTGCTGGAGGAAGGACACGATTTATGATAACATCTTTGACTTCATATTTTACTAGAATTGCTGTTGGTGATTGCCGTGATGGTATTCTTTTCTATTCTTACCATGAG GATTCCAAAAAACTGGAGCATCTGTATTCTGACCCATCACAGAGGCTAGTTGCTGATTGTATTCTTATGGATGTTGACACTGCTGTTGTTTCAGATCGTAAAGGGAGCATTGCGGTTCTGTCATCTTCAGATCGTTTAGAAA ATAATGCAAGTCCAGAATGCAACTTGACTCTAAGCTCTGCTTATTATATGGGTGACATAGCAATGAGCATCAGGAAG GGGTCATATTTATATAAACTTCCAACTGATGACATGCTGAATGGTATTGACTTGTCACACAACTCAATCATCGCCGGTACACTATTAGGAAGCATTATAATCTTTATTCCCATATCAAG GGAAGAACATGAGCTCTTAGAAGCAGTCCAAGCTAGACTTGTGGTTCATCCATTGACTGCTCCAGTTCTAGGAAATGATCATAATGACTTCCGTAGCCGCGAAAACCCG GTTGGGGTACCTCAAATACTTGATGGTGACATGCTGACTCAGTTCTTGGAGCTTACAAGTTTGCAGCAAGAGGACATATTGTCAGTACCTCCTGCTTCATTGGAGACTGCAAAATCAACCTCGAAACCACATTTACCTTCACCTATCCCTGTAAATCAGGTGGTGCAACTCCTCGAACGAGTTCATTATGCATTGAACTAA